In one Leptotrichia sp. oral taxon 215 str. W9775 genomic region, the following are encoded:
- a CDS encoding DUF2207 domain-containing protein encodes MKYLKANRTINHLKIFFILFLMFQFNFISAYAEKIKNYEVSIQINKNGTLTVNEVIDYEFDEKLKHGIYRDIPLNYKKLGFEMNKTFIKMNSIKRNGQPEEYTKKKFFEGIRYRVGSESTYVNSVEKNSRYEFNYTVYNAISKNKGIHQIYYNAIGQFWTVPIENADVIISFENNQKIEKNEIEKIEVSTGSYGESENNYEMHDDNGKIIIKSTEEFSPDTGLTFLLNLKTDKIKPSILDKIKILFTINPFFITGPLVLLFLIIYSFVTWLFYGKDPVKKAIIPEFNTPKGISAMYAAYVNGTREPREILSVGVMSLLSKGHIKAEDEEGDGKNVKYTKVENENGTLKEKLDEEEKIVLEALSSGQDGIFSDNRSLYKSGSKVLNLLSDRYSKVTYKKNYIFLTPFFLAVPILLFVTFAPTNKYFFQFFGYRIILFFLPVFFSLANLIIILNKKILCSIAIIITLMLSIKLGVEMFILALCYMILFIVYFMVIGKYTDKGLREKEYLKGMKMYIKTAEENKIQKFNDVDELVEYFKGILPYAVALGVKNEAIKLMEKSIRLNNFEESGNYVSSRVHMPSYYYSDLTRSLSREYNKAYEKISEENFKASRSHSGGGFSGGRSRSGGGSGGGGGGSW; translated from the coding sequence ATGAAATATTTGAAAGCTAACAGAACTATAAATCATTTAAAAATATTCTTCATACTTTTTTTGATGTTTCAATTTAATTTTATATCAGCATATGCTGAAAAGATAAAAAATTATGAAGTTTCAATACAGATTAATAAAAATGGAACATTGACAGTAAATGAAGTAATTGATTATGAATTTGATGAAAAACTTAAACATGGAATTTACAGGGATATACCTTTAAATTATAAAAAATTAGGTTTTGAGATGAATAAAACCTTTATAAAAATGAATTCTATAAAAAGAAATGGGCAGCCTGAGGAATATACAAAAAAGAAATTTTTTGAAGGAATAAGATATAGGGTAGGTTCTGAAAGTACTTATGTCAATTCTGTAGAAAAAAACAGCAGATATGAATTTAACTATACTGTTTATAATGCTATCTCTAAAAATAAAGGTATACATCAGATTTATTATAATGCAATAGGTCAGTTCTGGACTGTGCCGATTGAAAATGCAGATGTAATAATTTCTTTTGAAAATAATCAGAAAATTGAAAAAAATGAGATTGAAAAAATAGAGGTAAGCACAGGAAGTTATGGAGAAAGCGAAAATAATTATGAAATGCATGATGACAATGGAAAAATAATTATTAAATCAACGGAGGAGTTTTCTCCGGATACAGGCTTGACTTTTCTTCTAAATTTAAAAACAGATAAGATAAAGCCATCTATTTTAGATAAAATAAAAATATTGTTTACAATAAATCCCTTTTTTATAACAGGGCCTCTAGTTTTACTATTTTTAATAATATATTCTTTTGTAACATGGCTATTTTATGGAAAAGATCCTGTTAAAAAGGCAATTATTCCGGAATTTAACACTCCAAAGGGGATATCTGCCATGTATGCGGCATATGTAAATGGAACAAGGGAACCTAGGGAAATACTTTCAGTCGGAGTAATGTCCCTCCTTTCAAAAGGCCATATAAAAGCTGAAGATGAAGAAGGAGACGGAAAAAATGTTAAATATACTAAAGTAGAAAATGAAAATGGTACATTAAAGGAAAAACTGGATGAAGAGGAAAAAATAGTGCTGGAGGCATTAAGTTCCGGACAGGATGGTATTTTTAGCGACAACAGGAGTCTATATAAATCAGGAAGCAAGGTACTTAATCTGTTAAGTGACAGATATAGTAAAGTTACATACAAAAAGAACTATATATTTCTAACACCTTTTTTTCTGGCAGTACCAATTTTGCTGTTTGTAACCTTCGCACCTACGAATAAATATTTTTTTCAATTTTTTGGTTATAGAATAATATTATTTTTTCTTCCAGTATTTTTTTCATTGGCAAATCTTATAATTATTTTGAATAAAAAAATATTGTGTTCCATAGCAATCATAATAACATTGATGCTTTCAATAAAATTAGGAGTAGAGATGTTTATACTTGCACTATGTTATATGATTTTATTTATAGTGTATTTTATGGTGATTGGAAAATATACGGATAAAGGGCTTAGGGAAAAGGAATATTTAAAAGGTATGAAAATGTATATTAAAACCGCTGAAGAAAATAAAATACAGAAGTTTAATGATGTTGATGAATTAGTGGAATATTTTAAAGGAATATTGCCATATGCGGTAGCACTTGGAGTTAAAAATGAAGCAATAAAATTAATGGAAAAATCAATAAGATTGAATAATTTTGAAGAATCAGGTAATTATGTAAGCAGCAGAGTGCATATGCCTTCGTATTATTATTCTGATTTAACAAGGTCATTGTCAAGGGAATACAATAAAGCATATGAAAAAATATCAGAGGAAAATTTCAAGGCTTCAAGAAGTCATAGTGGCGGTGGATTCTCAGGAGGAAGAAGCCGTTCCGGTGGCGGTTCCGGCGGAGGAGGCGGAGGAAGCTGGTAG
- the coaE gene encoding dephospho-CoA kinase (Dephospho-CoA kinase (CoaE) performs the final step in coenzyme A biosynthesis.), protein MVIGLTGGIGTGKSTVSRKLREKGYPVIDLDIISREVITYPEVIDELVRNFGNEILEEQNEISGKKSISRNKLRQTVFKDEKKVAVLNSIMHPPIIEEMRRQIKELRKDYKTVFVEVQLLFEVKLEKEFDMTVLVYADRKTQIERVLKRDGRSEGEVQEIINAQMSMDEKRKLSNYIIENNGNSEMLDLEIEKFIKKLGI, encoded by the coding sequence ATGGTAATAGGATTGACGGGAGGCATTGGAACAGGGAAAAGTACAGTCAGCAGAAAACTGAGGGAAAAAGGATATCCGGTAATAGATCTTGATATAATATCAAGGGAAGTTATAACATATCCTGAAGTAATTGATGAACTTGTCAGAAATTTTGGAAATGAAATTCTGGAAGAACAGAATGAAATTTCAGGGAAAAAGAGTATTTCAAGAAATAAATTACGGCAAACAGTATTCAAAGATGAAAAAAAGGTAGCTGTATTAAACTCTATTATGCATCCTCCCATTATTGAAGAAATGAGAAGGCAGATAAAGGAATTAAGGAAAGATTACAAGACTGTATTTGTGGAAGTTCAGCTTCTTTTTGAAGTAAAGCTGGAGAAGGAATTTGACATGACGGTGCTTGTCTATGCCGATAGGAAAACACAGATTGAAAGGGTTTTAAAAAGAGATGGAAGGAGTGAAGGGGAAGTTCAGGAAATAATAAATGCCCAGATGTCCATGGATGAAAAACGTAAACTTTCTAACTACATAATAGAAAATAACGGAAATTCTGAAATGCTGGATCTGGAAATTGAAAAATTTATAAAGAAGTTAGGAATTTAA
- the yihA gene encoding ribosome biogenesis GTP-binding protein YihA/YsxC → MEIKKAEFVKSAVLEKDYPEFNGIEFSFIGRSNVGKSSLINSLTNRRSLARTSKTPGRTQLINYFMIDNEIHFVDLPGYGFAKVPDAVKRNWGKTIETYLKSDREKVVFLLLDLRRVPTKDDLEMLQWLEHYDVEYYIVFTKADKLSNNEKFKQLKEIKKKLQFDNEDVFFTSALKNSGKEELVDFIFERWEEYTKDSE, encoded by the coding sequence TTGGAAATAAAAAAAGCGGAATTTGTAAAGTCGGCGGTTCTGGAAAAGGACTATCCTGAATTTAATGGAATTGAATTTTCCTTTATAGGAAGGTCAAATGTTGGGAAATCCTCACTTATAAACTCGCTGACAAATAGGAGAAGTTTGGCAAGAACTAGTAAAACTCCAGGAAGAACACAGCTTATAAACTATTTTATGATTGATAATGAAATTCATTTTGTGGATCTTCCGGGATATGGTTTTGCGAAGGTGCCTGACGCAGTTAAAAGAAACTGGGGGAAAACAATAGAAACATATTTAAAGTCAGACAGGGAAAAGGTGGTATTTTTACTGCTTGATTTACGTAGGGTTCCGACAAAGGATGACCTTGAAATGCTTCAATGGCTGGAACATTATGATGTTGAGTATTATATTGTTTTTACAAAGGCAGACAAGCTTTCAAACAATGAAAAATTTAAGCAACTTAAAGAAATAAAGAAAAAGTTGCAATTTGACAATGAAGATGTATTTTTCACATCAGCTTTAAAAAATTCGGGAAAAGAAGAATTAGTGGACTTTATTTTTGAAAGATGGGAAGAATATACAAAGGATTCAGAATAG
- a CDS encoding LCP family protein, translated as MKTIKNIILLLLFALLAWLSVPFNVLVLGSDARPWQQIKGSRSDAIIVIKVIPLLAKIKMISIPRDTYTDVPCEKGGKVDKINHSYAFGGKECTIKAVEELLDTKINYSVVFRFDDVITLTDIMGGVDIVANHSFTQDNETFKEGEKYNIKGARALAYTRHRKTDSAFKRDERQRQVMQSIAKKLVSPAGWGYVPGVYSYMQEKMDISFNPIKGISALPAILINKTNFEQHEIKGDGKMIKGIWYFIPEDASLNDARKEFKVWF; from the coding sequence ATGAAAACAATAAAAAATATTATATTACTTTTACTTTTTGCATTACTGGCATGGCTTAGTGTACCTTTTAATGTTCTTGTACTGGGAAGTGATGCAAGACCATGGCAGCAGATAAAAGGGTCAAGAAGTGACGCCATAATAGTTATTAAGGTTATACCGCTTCTTGCAAAAATAAAAATGATTTCAATACCTAGGGATACTTATACAGATGTTCCTTGCGAAAAAGGTGGAAAAGTGGATAAAATAAACCATTCGTATGCTTTTGGAGGAAAGGAATGTACAATAAAGGCAGTGGAAGAACTTCTTGATACAAAAATAAATTACAGTGTTGTATTCAGATTTGATGATGTTATTACGCTGACTGATATAATGGGTGGTGTCGACATAGTTGCAAATCATTCATTCACACAGGATAATGAAACATTTAAAGAGGGAGAAAAATATAATATAAAGGGTGCAAGAGCACTGGCATATACAAGACATAGAAAGACAGACAGCGCCTTCAAGCGTGATGAAAGACAGAGACAGGTAATGCAGAGTATAGCAAAGAAATTAGTATCTCCGGCAGGATGGGGATATGTTCCGGGAGTATATTCCTACATGCAGGAAAAAATGGATATATCATTTAATCCGATTAAAGGAATTTCAGCATTACCGGCTATTCTGATTAATAAGACTAATTTTGAACAGCACGAAATAAAAGGTGATGGAAAAATGATAAAGGGAATATGGTATTTTATACCTGAAGATGCTTCATTGAATGATGCAAGAAAAGAATTTAAAGTATGGTTTTAA
- a CDS encoding rod shape-determining protein — translation MSRLTRFLNFFRINKSIAIDLGTSNVLIYDKQKNKIVLNEPSVIVKNRKTGELVAVGKEAKEMEGKTAESTVVIRPLTEGVISDIDATREMLSAFIRQIYGGSPFRPELMVCVPIEMTSVEKKAIFDAAIGAKKIYLLEEGKAAVVGSGVNISLPEGNTVIDIGGGSTDIAILSMDEIISSKSIRVASNKFDTDIIKYVKKEFNLLIGDKTAEEVKIELGTAIKVPETENEISSIKGRDLATGIPKNVEITSNQVYEAIKDSINEILSALKEVLEKCPPELSADVIDNGIILTGGGSLIKNLDKLIEDEVKITIKRATNPLESVVIGGGKAFNNKKLLRALEMKEM, via the coding sequence ATGTCAAGATTAACAAGATTTCTGAATTTTTTCAGGATAAATAAAAGTATTGCAATAGATCTGGGGACATCGAATGTTTTAATTTATGACAAACAGAAAAATAAAATAGTGTTAAACGAGCCATCAGTAATTGTAAAAAATAGAAAAACCGGTGAATTAGTTGCAGTTGGAAAAGAAGCTAAGGAAATGGAAGGAAAAACAGCAGAAAGTACTGTAGTTATAAGACCTTTGACTGAAGGAGTAATTTCTGATATTGATGCAACTAGGGAAATGCTTAGCGCCTTTATTAGACAGATATACGGAGGTTCTCCATTCAGACCGGAACTTATGGTATGTGTTCCAATTGAAATGACAAGTGTTGAGAAAAAGGCTATTTTTGATGCTGCCATAGGAGCAAAAAAGATTTATCTTCTTGAAGAAGGAAAGGCTGCAGTTGTCGGTTCAGGAGTAAATATTTCATTACCGGAAGGAAATACAGTTATTGATATCGGTGGAGGATCTACTGACATTGCAATTCTTTCAATGGATGAAATAATTTCAAGTAAATCTATAAGAGTCGCAAGTAACAAATTTGATACAGATATAATAAAATATGTAAAAAAGGAATTTAATCTTCTTATAGGGGATAAAACTGCAGAAGAAGTAAAAATTGAACTGGGAACAGCAATAAAAGTTCCTGAAACAGAAAATGAAATTTCAAGTATAAAAGGAAGAGACTTGGCAACTGGAATACCGAAGAATGTTGAAATAACATCAAATCAGGTTTACGAAGCTATAAAAGATTCTATAAATGAAATTTTATCAGCTTTAAAGGAAGTCCTTGAAAAATGTCCGCCGGAATTATCGGCAGATGTAATTGACAACGGTATTATCCTTACGGGTGGAGGTTCCCTAATAAAAAATCTTGATAAACTTATAGAAGATGAAGTTAAAATTACGATTAAGAGAGCAACTAATCCTCTGGAATCAGTAGTTATAGGTGGTGGAAAAGCATTTAATAACAAAAAACTGCTTAGGGCTCTGGAAATGAAGGAAATGTAA
- a CDS encoding DUF2207 domain-containing protein — MKKQRQKKFLTTLSVIFMAFLLNAGSLIAEAIKKYDVSIQINKNGTLTVNEVIDYEFDNDLKHGIYRDIPLRSQKSGTDVYKSHVKMNSVKRNGEPEEYTSDTSYEGVSYRVGSADRYVDSGINKYEFNYTIYNAVFEKDGIYQVYFNPIGQFWNVPIESADVSISFENNQPIGENEIKQLEVYTGEYGVTGQNYTILQKSGIIKIETNGVLEPRNGLSFRLNLKTDRISPTWLDKLEVLYYADPLVVAGPIIILMLAIYGFITWFLFGRDPAGKAIIPEFNIPKDISPMYAGYIKGVRDPKEMLTIGMLSLLSKDYVTAEDTEGNGKNVKYRLAKDTERNPELSSEEKALLSVLSDNEKSIFKNEQGLYTAAQKILSTLETRYNKKIYIDNNLFKFPFAIGIIMVLIIGMGMHDVFENISGSMEYIIPVIIICFGSITVVFSVLKKVFLVNSLSSTFIMFLAAIVFGALTGMAGLVIMLIICIMYNIYSRLIGKYTNEGMRNKEYLDGMKMYIKTAEANQIMKFNDVDELVAYFKGILPYAVALGVKNEAIKLMQKAIKLYNYDESTYYDINRRVYYDSYNNHFMANEISRRYNNAYNQIMEDRFKDMKSANGGSGGFGGGGFSSGGGFSGGGSGGGGGGSW, encoded by the coding sequence ATGAAAAAACAAAGACAGAAGAAATTTTTAACGACATTATCTGTAATCTTTATGGCGTTTTTGTTAAATGCCGGTTCATTAATCGCTGAGGCAATAAAAAAATACGATGTTTCAATACAAATTAATAAAAATGGGACATTGACAGTAAATGAAGTAATAGATTATGAATTTGATAATGATCTTAAGCATGGAATTTATAGGGATATACCTCTGCGGTCACAAAAAAGTGGAACAGATGTTTATAAATCCCATGTGAAGATGAATTCTGTAAAAAGAAATGGTGAACCTGAAGAATACACTTCTGATACTTCCTATGAAGGAGTAAGTTACAGGGTAGGTTCTGCAGACAGATATGTGGATTCAGGTATAAATAAATATGAGTTTAACTACACAATATATAATGCTGTATTTGAAAAGGATGGAATTTATCAGGTATATTTCAATCCAATAGGGCAGTTCTGGAATGTTCCCATAGAAAGTGCAGATGTGAGCATAAGTTTTGAAAATAACCAGCCTATAGGAGAAAATGAAATTAAGCAGCTGGAAGTGTATACGGGGGAATATGGAGTAACAGGGCAAAATTATACCATACTTCAGAAAAGCGGTATTATAAAAATAGAGACTAATGGAGTTCTTGAACCACGTAATGGACTGAGTTTCAGGTTAAATTTAAAAACAGACAGAATAAGTCCTACATGGCTTGATAAACTGGAAGTTCTTTATTATGCTGATCCTCTTGTGGTAGCAGGGCCTATAATAATTTTAATGCTGGCTATATACGGATTTATAACATGGTTCCTGTTTGGAAGAGATCCGGCAGGAAAGGCTATTATTCCTGAGTTTAACATACCAAAGGATATTTCTCCTATGTATGCAGGATATATAAAGGGTGTGAGGGATCCGAAGGAAATGCTGACAATAGGAATGCTGTCACTTCTTTCAAAAGATTATGTAACTGCAGAAGATACAGAAGGAAACGGAAAGAATGTAAAGTACAGGCTTGCCAAGGATACTGAAAGAAATCCTGAACTTTCATCTGAAGAAAAGGCTCTGCTTTCAGTTCTTTCAGATAATGAAAAGAGTATATTTAAAAATGAACAGGGACTTTACACAGCCGCACAAAAAATTCTTAGTACATTGGAAACGAGATACAACAAAAAAATTTATATTGATAACAATTTATTTAAATTTCCATTTGCTATTGGGATAATAATGGTCTTAATAATAGGAATGGGAATGCATGATGTATTTGAAAATATATCAGGCAGTATGGAATATATCATACCGGTAATAATAATCTGTTTTGGTTCAATTACAGTTGTATTTTCAGTTTTAAAGAAGGTTTTTTTGGTAAATTCACTGTCTTCAACATTTATAATGTTTCTAGCGGCTATAGTTTTTGGGGCTTTAACAGGAATGGCAGGGCTAGTTATTATGCTGATAATTTGTATTATGTATAACATTTATTCAAGACTTATAGGAAAATATACAAATGAAGGTATGAGAAATAAAGAATATCTTGATGGAATGAAAATGTACATAAAAACAGCTGAAGCAAACCAGATTATGAAATTTAATGATGTAGATGAACTGGTAGCATATTTTAAAGGAATTTTACCTTATGCAGTGGCTCTCGGAGTGAAAAATGAAGCTATAAAACTGATGCAGAAGGCAATAAAACTGTATAATTATGATGAAAGTACATATTATGATATAAACAGAAGGGTTTACTATGATTCCTATAACAATCATTTTATGGCAAATGAAATTTCAAGAAGATATAATAATGCATATAATCAAATAATGGAAGATAGATTTAAAGACATGAAAAGTGCAAACGGAGGCTCAGGTGGCTTTGGTGGAGGTGGCTTTTCAAGTGGTGGAGGCTTCTCTGGCGGCGGTTCCGGTGGAGGAGGTGGAGGAAGCTGGTAG
- a CDS encoding DUF2207 domain-containing protein, producing the protein MKYHLKTEGIITLAVMMGVLVFYSYITWKWYGKRRIKDIEPVSEIPKNISPMMAALADGIKDATEIVYIGMLSLIEKGFIKVEDSVFDIIFSNEPGYKKDGDQYVFNMEKIGDYGYRGRVLSKEEDEFLEILIEYNDGQLFKGREYTFENNTVILEKLKKRYQGKREEAFFIPNKEFILIFIFIMIFFNCLLFGLAGWEAIVSLSIFLLSFWVIFLNNIAYICFRNRMMPMKFIFLKIVIIAIMLVMTIAMCTFLISMIAVLGFPSIFVVSTVILFLFYLKNIGRYTKKGIEAKRHLEGLKKYIKSGESKKYDDIEEMIAYFKEIIPFSEALSIKKETISMMDKTIELSGFEKEKEYIDKEIAGLIYKNDKLKKLFGEKIFYKSIR; encoded by the coding sequence ATGAAGTATCATTTAAAAACAGAAGGAATAATAACATTGGCAGTTATGATGGGTGTACTGGTATTTTACAGTTACATTACATGGAAGTGGTATGGAAAAAGAAGGATTAAAGATATTGAGCCTGTGTCAGAAATTCCCAAAAATATTTCTCCAATGATGGCAGCCCTGGCAGATGGAATAAAGGATGCAACGGAAATAGTATATATTGGTATGCTTTCCCTAATTGAAAAAGGATTTATAAAAGTTGAAGATTCCGTATTTGACATAATTTTTTCTAATGAGCCTGGCTATAAAAAAGACGGAGACCAGTATGTTTTCAATATGGAAAAAATAGGAGATTATGGATACAGGGGAAGAGTACTTTCTAAAGAGGAAGATGAATTTCTCGAAATACTGATTGAATATAATGACGGTCAGCTATTTAAAGGAAGAGAATATACTTTTGAAAATAATACGGTAATTTTAGAGAAGTTAAAAAAAAGATATCAGGGAAAACGTGAAGAAGCTTTTTTTATACCAAATAAGGAATTTATTTTAATATTTATATTTATAATGATATTTTTTAACTGCCTGCTGTTTGGATTAGCAGGTTGGGAAGCAATTGTATCATTATCAATATTTTTGCTCAGCTTTTGGGTTATATTTTTAAACAATATAGCATATATTTGTTTCAGGAATAGAATGATGCCAATGAAATTTATATTTCTTAAGATAGTAATAATTGCTATAATGTTGGTTATGACTATAGCTATGTGTACTTTTCTAATATCAATGATAGCTGTTTTAGGATTTCCTTCAATATTTGTAGTATCAACTGTTATTTTATTTCTTTTTTATTTAAAGAATATAGGAAGATATACAAAAAAAGGAATTGAAGCCAAAAGACATCTGGAAGGGTTGAAAAAATACATAAAAAGTGGTGAATCAAAGAAATATGATGATATTGAAGAAATGATAGCATACTTTAAAGAAATAATACCATTTTCAGAAGCTCTGAGCATAAAAAAGGAAACTATCAGCATGATGGATAAAACTATAGAATTGTCAGGATTTGAAAAAGAAAAAGAATATATCGATAAAGAAATAGCAGGTTTGATATATAAAAATGATAAATTAAAAAAATTATTCGGAGAAAAAATATTTTACAAGTCTATCAGATAA
- a CDS encoding LemA family protein — translation MFVIILGILAVLVLMAIGIYNKYVKLKNLNEEGWSGIEVYLQKRLDLIPNLVNTVKGYATHEKETLENVVRLRSQMMSIDTKDIDNIEKIQKIENEMTKTLRSIMMLQENYPDLKANENFLSLQSQLSQIETEIQSSRKYYNGTARDRNTFVETFPNNIIGGFLGFKKAEFFNASEGAERAPEVKF, via the coding sequence ATGTTTGTAATTATTTTAGGAATTTTAGCAGTTTTAGTTTTAATGGCAATAGGAATTTATAACAAATATGTGAAATTGAAAAATCTTAATGAAGAAGGATGGAGCGGAATAGAAGTTTATCTTCAGAAAAGACTGGATCTTATTCCTAACCTTGTAAATACTGTAAAAGGGTATGCAACACATGAAAAGGAAACATTGGAAAATGTAGTAAGACTTAGAAGCCAGATGATGTCAATAGATACAAAAGACATTGACAATATCGAAAAAATACAGAAAATAGAAAATGAAATGACAAAAACTTTAAGATCAATAATGATGCTTCAGGAAAATTATCCTGACCTTAAGGCAAATGAAAATTTCCTTAGCTTACAGTCACAGCTGTCTCAAATAGAAACAGAAATTCAAAGTTCAAGAAAATATTACAATGGTACAGCTAGAGATAGAAACACTTTTGTTGAAACTTTTCCAAATAATATAATAGGTGGATTTTTAGGATTTAAAAAGGCAGAATTTTTCAATGCTTCAGAAGGAGCAGAAAGAGCACCTGAAGTTAAGTTCTAG
- a CDS encoding AAA family ATPase produces the protein MLKNMKITVKKEMKIEKEKEVMDLRDKRPLPIGISDFKTVIEENYYYADKTDMIGDILDDRAMVTLFTRPRRFGKTLNMSMMKYFFGIENTEENKKLFDGLAISNKEYMKEQGQYPVIFISFRNIEEENWEDCYFEIKNIISRTYNEFEFLRETLNQSELAEFDSIWLKKEKADWKSSLKNLTRYLYKYYDRKKVVVLIDEYDTPIIQSYQEKYYKKLISFFKRFYGDVMKDNEYLQFGIMTGILRIAKEGIFSGLNNLKVNTIFSEKYSEYYGLTEEEVLEAVKYYDMEYEMQDIRKWYDGYQFGKSEVYNPWSIINFLNERELKAYWIGVSGNSMINDLLSKGDRHIVENLEKLFNEEIIYKAVRDYTEYKFDSSDIWELFLYSGYLTIAGEKQGEEYPLRLPNKEIQSFFRKIFIEKFIGNYDKFLHIIRNLKDGKIEEFAEGLEEEILSSLSYFDTGRDEKYYKIFLIGIFITLSNDYIRLSERETGTGRADLILEPKNKENPAYIFEFKVAEDEKELENYAVEGFYQIKEKQYDVELKNRGINEIIYVGLAFHRKELKMKYEKRKF, from the coding sequence ATGTTAAAAAATATGAAAATAACAGTGAAAAAAGAAATGAAAATTGAGAAAGAAAAAGAGGTGATGGATTTGAGAGATAAAAGGCCTCTACCTATAGGTATATCAGATTTTAAGACAGTTATAGAAGAAAATTATTATTATGCTGATAAGACAGATATGATAGGTGATATTTTAGATGACAGAGCTATGGTAACATTATTTACAAGGCCACGAAGATTCGGAAAAACTCTTAATATGTCAATGATGAAGTATTTTTTTGGGATAGAAAATACAGAAGAAAATAAAAAATTATTTGATGGATTAGCTATTTCAAATAAAGAATATATGAAGGAGCAGGGGCAGTATCCTGTAATATTTATAAGTTTCAGGAATATAGAGGAAGAGAACTGGGAAGACTGCTATTTTGAAATAAAAAATATTATAAGCAGGACATATAATGAATTTGAATTTTTGAGGGAAACTTTAAATCAAAGTGAATTGGCAGAATTTGACAGCATATGGTTGAAAAAGGAAAAAGCAGACTGGAAGAGCTCACTTAAAAATTTAACAAGATATCTTTACAAATATTATGACAGAAAAAAAGTCGTGGTACTGATAGATGAATATGATACTCCAATAATACAGTCATATCAGGAAAAATATTATAAAAAGTTGATTTCTTTCTTCAAAAGATTTTATGGAGATGTTATGAAGGATAACGAATATCTTCAATTTGGAATTATGACAGGAATATTAAGAATTGCAAAGGAAGGAATATTTTCAGGATTGAATAATCTTAAAGTAAATACAATATTCAGTGAAAAATATTCAGAATATTATGGACTTACTGAAGAGGAAGTACTGGAAGCAGTAAAATATTATGATATGGAATATGAAATGCAAGATATAAGAAAATGGTATGACGGATATCAGTTTGGAAAAAGTGAAGTATACAACCCATGGTCAATTATAAATTTTCTAAATGAAAGAGAACTGAAAGCGTACTGGATCGGAGTTTCAGGAAACAGTATGATAAATGATTTGCTTTCTAAAGGTGATAGACATATTGTTGAAAATCTGGAAAAACTTTTTAATGAAGAGATTATTTATAAGGCAGTAAGAGATTATACGGAATATAAATTTGACTCAAGTGATATATGGGAACTGTTTTTGTATAGCGGATATCTTACAATAGCTGGAGAAAAACAGGGTGAAGAATATCCGTTGAGGTTGCCAAACAAAGAAATACAAAGTTTTTTCAGAAAAATATTTATAGAAAAATTTATAGGTAATTATGATAAATTTTTACATATTATTAGAAATCTTAAAGATGGGAAAATAGAAGAATTTGCAGAAGGACTGGAGGAAGAAATACTTTCCTCATTAAGTTATTTTGATACAGGCAGGGATGAAAAATATTATAAAATTTTTCTAATTGGAATATTTATAACACTTTCAAATGATTACATCAGACTTTCAGAAAGAGAAACAGGTACCGGAAGGGCAGACCTTATTTTGGAACCTAAAAATAAAGAAAATCCAGCATACATATTTGAATTTAAAGTTGCTGAGGATGAAAAGGAACTTGAAAATTATGCTGTTGAAGGTTTTTATCAGATAAAGGAAAAACAGTATGATGTAGAGTTAAAAAATAGGGGAATAAATGAAATTATATATGTTGGTCTGGCTTTTCACAGAAAAGAACTAAAAATGAAATATGAAAAAAGAAAATTTTGA